One Nonomuraea angiospora DNA segment encodes these proteins:
- a CDS encoding acyl-CoA reductase, which translates to MLDDPKLDVRFPAAPPAPAEDLLGELRGGLDVGDERVREFLSAFGKLLLRPALARRHPELGSLGFFLRPSELARTVDGLANEHVRVPRGMVFHIPPANVDTVFVYSWALSALMGNRNIVRLSPRSGAVAEVILETLHDALTDADPVIAATQRIVSYGRSDSVTAALSAACDLRVVWGGDRTVQEMRRHPLAPHARDLVFPDRSSFAVVGAAAWLCAPRAARVTVAEGFVNDTYWFDQAACSSPRTVFWVGAEGDCDTARADFCEHVSRVVAVRGWGVDAAMAVEKRVSTYGLAADGLAESIEFRGNALANVTLSAAAAAPRQWLGAGTFAHARLGSLAELGSLVERRDQTMTHFGFARAELEQLARELGGRGVDRMVPIGSALSFHRVWDGFDLPAEFTRLVTVIR; encoded by the coding sequence ATGCTGGACGACCCGAAGCTCGACGTGCGCTTCCCCGCCGCCCCGCCGGCGCCCGCCGAGGACCTGCTCGGTGAGCTGCGCGGCGGGCTCGACGTGGGCGACGAGCGGGTGCGCGAGTTCCTGTCGGCCTTCGGCAAGCTGCTGCTGCGGCCCGCGCTGGCGCGGCGCCACCCCGAGCTGGGCTCGCTCGGCTTCTTCCTGCGCCCCAGCGAGCTGGCCCGCACCGTCGACGGCCTGGCCAACGAGCACGTACGCGTCCCGCGCGGCATGGTCTTCCACATCCCGCCGGCCAACGTCGACACCGTCTTCGTCTACTCCTGGGCCCTGTCGGCGCTGATGGGAAACCGCAACATCGTGCGTCTCTCGCCGCGCTCCGGCGCGGTCGCCGAGGTCATCCTGGAGACGCTGCACGACGCGCTGACCGACGCCGACCCCGTCATAGCGGCGACCCAGCGCATCGTCTCCTACGGCCGCAGCGACAGCGTCACCGCCGCGCTCTCGGCGGCCTGCGACCTGCGGGTGGTGTGGGGCGGCGACCGCACCGTGCAGGAGATGCGGCGGCACCCGCTCGCCCCGCACGCCCGCGACCTGGTCTTCCCCGACCGCTCCTCGTTCGCCGTCGTGGGGGCGGCGGCCTGGCTGTGCGCGCCCAGGGCCGCGCGGGTCACCGTGGCCGAGGGCTTCGTCAACGACACCTACTGGTTCGACCAGGCCGCCTGCTCCTCGCCCAGGACGGTGTTCTGGGTCGGCGCGGAGGGCGACTGCGACACGGCGCGGGCCGACTTCTGCGAGCACGTGTCACGCGTGGTCGCGGTCCGCGGGTGGGGCGTCGACGCCGCGATGGCCGTGGAGAAGCGGGTCTCCACCTACGGCCTGGCCGCCGACGGGCTGGCGGAGAGCATCGAGTTCCGGGGCAACGCGCTGGCCAACGTCACGCTGTCGGCCGCCGCCGCCGCGCCCAGGCAGTGGCTGGGCGCCGGGACGTTCGCGCACGCCAGGCTCGGCTCGCTGGCCGAGCTGGGCTCGCTGGTCGAGCGGCGCGACCAGACGATGACGCACTTCGGATTCGCCAGGGCCGAGCTGGAGCAGCTGGCCAGAGAGCTGGGCGGGCGCGGGGTCGATCGCATGGTGCCGATCGGGAGCGCGCTGAGCTTCCATCGGGTGTGGGACGGGTTCGATCTCCCGGCCGAGTTCACGCGACTGGTGACCGTGATCAGATGA
- a CDS encoding LuxE/PaaK family acyltransferase: MSVFSPAEPERMRVFTLAEPQREVALVSELAALTERHRRACAPYRRVLDAIQAGPPYERLADLPWLPVRLFKTHELRSVPEDQVFRVLTSSGTTGQRPSRVYLDREAAAAQPRMLAATLREVLGGRRLPMLVVDSRSVVRDPTLSARGAGVLGMMNFGRDHTFVLDERGRVDAEAVKGFLARHGGERFLIFGFTFMVWLYLRDLGADLSQGTLVHSGGWKRLAEQAVDNAEFRRRLAAECGLTRVHNFYGMVEQIGTVFLEGPDGDGLYCPDFADVVVRDPETWQEVPVGEPGLIEVVSTLPTSYPGHVLLTEDLGVVRGVDDGCWPGKRFEVLGRLPRAEARGCSDTMGRS, encoded by the coding sequence TTTTCACTCTGGCGGAGCCCCAGCGGGAGGTGGCGCTGGTGAGCGAGCTGGCGGCGCTGACCGAGCGGCATCGGCGGGCGTGCGCCCCCTACCGGCGGGTGCTCGACGCCATTCAGGCCGGCCCCCCGTACGAGCGGCTCGCGGACCTGCCCTGGCTGCCGGTGCGGCTGTTCAAGACGCACGAGCTGCGCAGCGTGCCCGAGGACCAGGTGTTCAGGGTGCTGACCTCCAGCGGGACCACCGGGCAGCGGCCCAGCCGGGTCTACCTCGACCGCGAGGCCGCCGCGGCGCAGCCGCGGATGCTGGCGGCCACGCTCAGGGAGGTGCTGGGCGGGCGGCGGCTGCCGATGCTGGTCGTGGACAGCCGCTCGGTCGTCCGCGACCCCACGCTGAGCGCCCGCGGGGCCGGGGTGCTCGGGATGATGAACTTCGGCAGGGACCACACGTTCGTGCTCGACGAGCGGGGCCGGGTGGACGCCGAGGCGGTCAAGGGGTTCCTGGCCCGCCACGGCGGCGAGCGGTTCCTGATCTTCGGGTTCACCTTCATGGTCTGGCTCTACCTGCGCGACCTCGGCGCTGACCTGTCGCAGGGGACGCTGGTCCACTCCGGCGGCTGGAAACGGCTGGCCGAGCAGGCGGTCGACAACGCCGAGTTCCGGCGGCGGCTGGCGGCCGAGTGCGGGCTGACCCGGGTGCACAACTTCTACGGGATGGTCGAGCAGATCGGGACCGTCTTCCTGGAGGGGCCCGACGGCGACGGGCTCTACTGCCCCGACTTCGCCGATGTCGTGGTCCGCGATCCGGAGACCTGGCAGGAGGTCCCCGTCGGCGAGCCGGGGCTGATCGAGGTCGTCAGCACGCTGCCCACGTCCTACCCGGGCCACGTCCTGCTGACCGAGGACCTGGGCGTGGTGCGCGGCGTCGACGACGGGTGCTGGCCGGGCAAGCGGTTCGAGGTGCTGGGCAGGCTGCCCAGGGCCGAGGCGCGCGGCTGCAGCGACACGATGGGGCGGTCCTGA